TATTCTGCCAAATTGATTTAGATATTCTTCAATATTTCCATCAAGATCGCTGACCAGTGTTATTATTGCTTTTGGTTTGAAGCTTTTAAGTTTTGTTGCTGTTTTTGTTGCATGTTCTTTTGATAGGTTGTTCTCTTCTATAAGTAGATATTCGAGGCTTTTAAGAGGAAAAACCGATTTTACCGATTCATTTAGTATAGTACTGCCCTCTATTGAAGCGGCAGTTGTCATGCCGCATATAAAATCGTAGTTATCAAGTTTTGATATAAGATTTTTTATTTCTTCTTTTGAGTATTTGTTAGCAAAAACGAGGATACCTTTACCGTTGCTCATTTTTCTCTCTCAGTTTTAAAATTCTATTTTATTATTTTAAAAGCTTTAGATGAAAAATCCAGAATCTCCTTTATTCGCACTTGTATATATCAATATCAATTATAATTATATATCATCTCTCCTTTTTTGCATAGTCGAGAATTTTTTTCATTCCTTCAGGTAGATCAATTTCAAACTCCATTCTTTTTTTAGTTGATGGATGATCAAATGCAAGGTAGTATGCGCATAGAGCATGCATATTCATTTCTTTTATATGTTTTCTAAGTGTTTCATCTTTTATCCTTGATAGTTTAAACCCGTAGATTTCGTCACCCAGGAGCGGGTGTCCGAGATGAGACATGTGAACTCTTATCTGATGAGTTCTTCCTGTTTCTAACTTGCACCTTATGTCTGTAAAGTTAAGTTTTTCAAATTTGTTGATTACCTGATAGTTGGTTATGGCCTCTTTTGGCGAGGTTGTATTTGGGGAGAACTTCTTTCGGTTAAATTTATCTCTTCCTATTGGTAGAACGATTCTTTCTTTATCTTTTTTTACTATTCCGTGTACGAAAGCTCTGTAAAATCTTCCGACACTTCTCCTTTTAAACTGTTCTATCAGGCTGTTTAGGGCATTGTCGTTTTTTGCAATTACTAAGAGACCGGCCGTGTCTTTGTCTATTCTGTGGACTATTCCTGGTCTGATTGTTCCATTTATACCTTGAAGATCTTTACAATGATATAGGATAGCATTAACAAGGGTTCCTGTATAGTGTCCCGGTGCAGGGTGAACTACCATGCCCGCCGGTTTGTTGACAACTACAACGTCTTTATCTTCGTAAACGATTTCAACAGGTATGTTTTCAGGTTCTACGTTTAACGGCACCGGTTCTGGTATTTCGAAATTTACAATATCGTCCTCTTTAACCTTGTATGAAGGTTTTTTTATGATTTTTCCGTTTACACTTACTTCTCCATCTTCTATAAGAAGTTTTGCCTGGTTTCGTGAGATATCTGCGATGTTGGAAAGAAAAACATCGAGTCTCTTTTTATTGTGTTCATTTGTGACTTTTACTTCCATTCTTTAAACCTTTTTTATCATCTTTTTAAGCCTTGCAAGTATCATTAAAGCGTCAAGTGGAGTTGTGGTTGATATATCTATGCTTTCAAGTTCTTTAATCAGTTCACTTTCTGATTCTGTAATAGTTTGTTCTATTTTTCTCTTTTCTTCCTTTTGTATATTAAATATCGGAAGTTCCAGTTCTTTTAATTGATTTTTTTCTTCGATAG
The sequence above is a segment of the Desulfurobacterium indicum genome. Coding sequences within it:
- a CDS encoding RluA family pseudouridine synthase, whose translation is MEVKVTNEHNKKRLDVFLSNIADISRNQAKLLIEDGEVSVNGKIIKKPSYKVKEDDIVNFEIPEPVPLNVEPENIPVEIVYEDKDVVVVNKPAGMVVHPAPGHYTGTLVNAILYHCKDLQGINGTIRPGIVHRIDKDTAGLLVIAKNDNALNSLIEQFKRRSVGRFYRAFVHGIVKKDKERIVLPIGRDKFNRKKFSPNTTSPKEAITNYQVINKFEKLNFTDIRCKLETGRTHQIRVHMSHLGHPLLGDEIYGFKLSRIKDETLRKHIKEMNMHALCAYYLAFDHPSTKKRMEFEIDLPEGMKKILDYAKKER